The following coding sequences are from one Triticum dicoccoides isolate Atlit2015 ecotype Zavitan chromosome 4A, WEW_v2.0, whole genome shotgun sequence window:
- the LOC119287377 gene encoding uncharacterized protein LOC119287377, producing MRKMSRHLLQQSVDRLAALAAASGGTSVLTDTSVLTDTSGGTSVLVLAAVLCLMLHMVGAGHGGPVLPPVQSLRLIRRRAGAVAASCKGIKKKALQSLPTDERIRRS from the coding sequence ATGAGGAAGATGTCGCGCCACCTGCTGCAGCAGTCCGTCGACCGCCTGGCCGCGCTGGCGGCGGCCAGCGGTGGTACGAGCGTGCTCACGGACACGAGCGTGCTCACGGACACGAGCGGTGGTACGAGCGTGCTCGTCCTGGCGGCGGTGCTCTGCCTGATGCTCCACATGGTCGGGGCTGGCCATGGTGGCCCAGTGCTCCCGCCTGTGCAATCCCTCCGCCTTATTCGTCGACGCGCCGGGGCAGTCGCTGCATCGTGCAAGGGGATCAAGAAGAAGGCGCTGCAGTCGCTGCCCACGGACGAGCGCATCCGGCGGAGTTAG
- the LOC119287376 gene encoding uncharacterized protein LOC119287376: MKSKNTGTTDLRAFMKRVAAKRKQPEPTSATPSSNESQMQLVIFEGQSGSETHTIPPEPERAPHTEAPIAEDDDESMALDESDSSDEDSDDDIYNIEPDPGLRTPISSYDVNERDSVRRAYIALGRCKPKVRKKDFP; this comes from the coding sequence ATGAAGAGTAAGAATACTGGCACTACTGATTTGAGAGCTTTCATGAAAAGAGTTGCTGCAAAAAGAAAACAACCTGAACCAACGAGTGCTACCCCATCTTCCAATGAAAGTCAGATGCAATTGGTAATTTTTGAAGGGCAAAGTGGTAGTGAGACACACACAATACCACCTGAACCTGAGAGAGCTCCTCACACAGAGGCCCCCAtagcagaagatgatgatgaatcTATGGCCCTAGATGAATCTGATTCTAGTGATGAGGATAGTGATGATGACATTTATAACATCGAGCCTGATCCTGGGTTGAGGACTCCTATCTCAAGCTATGATGTTAATGAACGAGATTCAGTTAGAAGGGCCTACATTGCATTGGGACGATGTAAACCAAAGGTGCGGAAGAAAGATTTTCCGTAA
- the LOC119287375 gene encoding phenylacetaldehyde reductase-like, with translation MSSGMGKVVCVTGASGYIASWLVKLLLHRGYTVRATVRDTADPKKTLHLQALDGAKDRLHLFKASLLEEGSFDAAVAGCDCVFHTASPFYHNVKDPKAELLDPAVNGTLNVLRSCKKASIKRVIITSSMAAVAYNGKPRTPDVVVDETWFSSAEVCEKNEQWYVLSKTLAEEAAWKFANDNGFEIVTINPAMVIGPLLQPTLNTSAEAILKFINGSSSTYPNFSFGWVNVKDVALAHILAYEVPSANGRYCMVERVAHHSEIVKIIHEMYPNFPVPDKCADDAPFVPIYQVSKDKIRSLGMELIPLETSLKETIESLREKGFVTSESSHL, from the exons ATGAGCTCCGGGATGGGGAAGGTGGTGTGCGTCACCGGCGCCTCGGGCTACATCGCCTCCTGGCTCGTCAAGCTCCTCCTTCACCGCGGCTACACCGTCCGCGCCACCGTCAGGGACACCG CCGACCCCAAGAAAACATTGCACCTGCAGGCCCTGGATGGAGCCAAGGACAGGCTCCACTTGTTCAAAGCAAGCTTGTTGGAAGAAGGCTCTTTCGATGCTGCCGTTGCCGGCTGCGATTGTGTCTTCCACACGGCCTCTCCCTTTTATCACAATGTCAAGGATCCCAAG GCTGAGTTACTTGACCCAGCTGTCAATGGAACACTCAATGTTCTCCGTTCCTGCAAGAAAGCCTCTATCAAGAGAGTGATCATAACGTCGTCCATGGCTGCTGTTGCCTACAATGGGAAGCCAAGAACTCCTGATGTAGTGGTTGATGAGACATGGTTTTCAAGTGCAGAGGTCTGTGAAAAGAATGAG CAATGGTATGTGCTATCCAAGACCCTTGCTGAGGAAGCTGCATGGAAGTTCGCAAATGATAATGGATTTGAAATAGTTACAATAAACCCAGCAATGGTCATCGGTCCCCTGTTGCAGCCTACACTGAATACTAGCGCAGAAGCAATATTGAAGTTTATAAATG GATCATCTTCTACATACCCCAATTTCAGCTTTGGCTGGGTAAATGTTAAAGATGTTGCCCTGGCACATATCCTTGCATATGAAGTTCCTTCGGCAAACGGAAGATACTGTATGGTTGAAAGAGTTGCTCACCACTCGGAGATTGTCAAGATCATACACGAAATGTACCCCAATTTTCCAGTGCCAGACAA GTGTGCAGATGACGCACCATTTGTCCCTATCTACCAGGTATCGAAGGACAAGATAAGAAGTTTGGGTATGGAGCTGATTCCCCTGGAGACGAGCCTCAAGGAGACTATCGAGAGCTTGAGAGAGAAAGGATTTGTTACTTCTGAGTCAAGCCATCTATGA